The sequence CAATATTGGGCGTCTTTCCCTTGCGGCACAGGTTTCGCCCGTTAAAGTTTTACCTCTCGGCATTGGCATTGGATTTGGAAATAAGAATTACCCTTGGCGCATAAGTTACTCTATTGGCCTCCATACAAATACCGGTGAAATTGGCTTAGGAGTGCAAAGTTACAAACAGCTTATTCCAGGTTATAAATCCAAAGGACTGGCTATCGGAAGCTATATCAGGGTCAGTATTTAATGCTGAAATACATTCTAATCGTCCTATTTTCTCTGTTAATTTCCGGATATATGAATTATCAGACCAATCCGGAGATAGCAAAAAAGCGGAGAGGCGTATTATTCCTCCTCAGATTTATCTCTCTCTCGCTATTGCTGATGCTTTTGCTTAGCCCGATACTATATTACACGCAGCATAAAAATATCTCACCTCGAATTCTGGTGCTGGAAGATAATTCTAAAAGTATGGAATTAAAGCATAATTCCGTTACCAAAGCACAGCACTTGAAGCCATTGATGCAAAACATAGAGAATAAGTTCTCCGACAGCAAATATGAGGTCATCCACAAGACCTTCGCCAATGGCTTAGAAGGTGATGCCAACACTACTTTGCTTGCTCCTACCTTAAAAGAACTGAGCAAGCAAAAAAATTTGCAAAATCTGGAAGGAATAGTTCTGGCTTCCGATGGATGGTTGCGAGATGAATCCTTAAGCTCTGTTCAACAATTAGGATGTCCATTTTATGTTTTGGCAGATAGCACTGTGAATCCCACTCCGGATATTGCCATTGCCAATGTGCGTTATAATCGCTATGCTTACAGAAATGAACCCAATACAATTAGGGCAGAGATTTCTGCGCAAAATTACAGTGGTAATGCAGAAATCCGTTTTAGTTTGGCAGATAAAATCATCTCCCGGCAAAAAGTAAAGCTGGAAAACGGCGTTACTACCAGTATAGATTTTACGCATCGCTTCAATAGCATCGGTTTTTTCCCTTGGAAAGTAGAAGTTCTTCCTCTGCAAGGTGAAAGCCAAATTAATAACAACATTTTTCCGGGGGCTATGGAAGTGCTATCGGAAAAACAGCGAATAGTGCTCATTTCCGATAAACCTGCCTGGGATAATAAATTTACTTTGGATGCCATTGCCACAAATGCGCGCTGGACGGCAGAAAGTTATCTGAACAGAAATGGGCATCTTTTTAGCGGTGAGACCTTAGTAAATAAACTGGATACCAATAACTTGGCTGCCATCATTATCATCAATAACGGTATGCTTAACCTAAATACGGCAACGGCTGCTTTTATCCATAATGCCTTTATGAAAGGAATTGGAATTCTTTACCAGGGCTTTCCGGTAAGCGAATTGGCAGATATTTTGCCTATTCAAAAATCCAATATTACCGCTACTTACCAAGGTTTTTTGGTTCCTACTCCTGCCGCAGCCAATTATCCTATGATCAACAGCTTAACCTTAAACGCCAAAGAAATTCCCCCCTTGGATTATTATTATGTAACCGCCAGCCCGGGAACTGAGATTTTAGCGACCATCAATAATCCGCAAAATTCGCCTGCCATCGTTGTGCAAACGATAGGAACAGCTCATTCAATCGCCTTTGCCACCTTAAACCTTTGGCGTTGGCAAATGCAAAGTGGCGAAGAGGGCTATACAAAACTCATCAGCAATTGTTTAACTTGGCTTAGTAATAAAAGCACGGGTGCCTATACCGCCATTTATAACAATAGCTATTTTCAGGGAGAGGAAATCAGGATCCGTTTGCGCAATGAAAATGAGATTCGGCAAAGTCGTCTCAATGCAAATCCGCAAATTCGCATTATGGATAAAGATAAAAAAGAGGTCTTTTCCGATTTTCTCAAACGCGAAAAAGATGATTATATCATTAATCTGCAACTTTCAGAACCGGGAACTTATAGCTTTGAAATAGCGGATAAAGAAAGTGGGAACAGCACCAAAGGCAAATTTATGGTCTCCGATACCTCCATTGAAACCAGGGATTATGGCTATAACCTATCACTGCTTTCTTGGTTGGCAAATGAAACGGGGGGAAAACTGCTGTTCAATACAAACCTTGAATCCTTCCACCCTGTGCCTGCAAAAACTATCGCACAAATCTCCCGCAAAGAAATTCCCCTCTATAAAAGATGGTATGTTATCGCTCTCTTCATTTTTACTTTTTGTTTGGAACTATTTTTCAGAAGAAGATGGGGATTGCTATAACCTTCAAAGGGAAAAAAGATAGCAAGAGTTTGAAGCAATAAATTGAATCTGGGCAGCTTAAGGATTTCTTTATTGGCTGAATTCTCTTTTCTCAAAAATCTGTGCAATCTGCGTGAAATCTATTTTTATCTGGAAAAGGCATACAAAAACGCCACCGCAGATTAGCAGTGGCGTTAACAGATTAATAAACTTTCTTAGTTAGATTGTCTGCGTCTGTTGCGGTTAAACTGTGCCTTTTTTGCTTTACGGCAATCAGGGCAGCGTTTGGGCTCGTTTTGAAGGCCTTTTTCCTTATAGAATTCTTGTTCACCTTCGGTGAAGACAAATTCTTTGGAGCAGTCCTGGCAAATAAGTGTTCTGTCTGGCATTTGGTATCTCCTTTTATTAACGGGATAGAACATTCTGGTCCAAAGGCACTCCCGAAACAAAAGGAACTGGCTTAGGGTGAATGTTGAATCGCATTTGAAACACTCTTTTTTAATTTTGTATTTTCTGTCAAATCATTTCTTTCAAAAAGATGTTTTATCCACAAAATTAAAGTTATCTATCAACATAGCCGGAAGCATTGAAGTCGGCAATGCAAGCTCACTTTTGCCTGTGGAAATAATTCTACACGTGGCATCGTGAGGGATTTCATTAAAGCGTAAATTGTTTACTGCATACTTAATTTTACCATCTTCAAAATACCAAACTCCATCCCGCGTTGTTCCGGTAAATTCACCTGCTTTTACATCCACGCTACGAATATACCAAAAAGTGTTTACAATTAGCCCGCGCGGAACCATTTTCATCATTTCTTCTTCCGTGTATCCCTCGCCCGGAATATACATATTATATGCGTTGCTGGGTTTGCTGTTTATTTTTTTTGCCCAGTAGCGGCTGACCGGAAGATTTTTTAACACACCCTTTTCCACCCAGGGAATTTCTTCGGAGATAATACCATCGGAAGAATAGGGCAAAGCTAAAAGTTTTGGCTGTTGCATAGTTGAAAACCAGCTGAATTTTTCCCCGAAAAAGGGTTTACCTATTTTATCCGTAAAGGGTGTAAAGCCCTCGTCTGACTGGCGGCGGTCCATCATCCAACCCATAAACCACAATAATTCTTGTAAAGCAACGGGACGCAAAATAACGGCTATTTTTTGTGGTTCAAACTCTTGTTTAACGGCAAGGGTAGTTGCCTGATGTTGCAATTTTTCCCAAAGGTCATTTAGCTTAAAATCGGCGAATTTTTTGGCCTCATACGAAACCTTTGTTTCCACTTCTTCTTTTTTTAGGGTCATAGAATGGCCAAAATCGCTATATTCATATTCACCGGCAAAACCATTTTTCGTAAATAGGCAATTCGAATTTATATGTTTTTCCGTTAAGCCGGAAACGGTTGCTCCGAATTTTTTGGCTTCATTGATGCTATTTTGCACAATATCCACCAATTGTTTTGGCTGCAGAGCTCTGGTTTCAGGATCGCAATTAACGACTGCCGGGATATTCTTTTTCCCTTCCGAAGGGACGAATTCCGGATCTACCGGTGCCAATTTTGCAATGTCTTCAGCTGTTTTCAGCAAATATGCCAAACTTTCTTCATCATCCTGATTAATTGAGCAGCTACCTTTTTTGCCATCGAAAGAAACGCTTAAAGATATTTCTTTCGTGGCGCCGGCAATGTGTTGAGTAATGCAATTTTGGGCAAAACGCGTTTCGTGGCTGTCATCCTCAAAAATATTTAGGGACCAATCATCCGCTTGGCAGTTTGTTTGGATATATTTTACTATTTTTTCGCTATTCATTGTGAACCTCCTACCCGGATATTGCGAAATCTTGCAGGCGCAGAACCATGGGTCATTCTGGCAGTTTGAGGTGGTTGACCTTTTCCACAATTTACCACTCCGAAAGGACGCCAAAATCTTTCATCACAGATAGCGTCGCAGCTATTCCAAAATTCTGGATTATAGGACTTGTAGATTACTTTTTTTAAGGGACGCAGCAGTTTTCCGTTCTTTATCTCCCAAAAGAAATCACCGCCAAACTGGAAGTTAATTCTATGATGATCGATAGAATAACTACCTCTCCCTTGAATATAGACCCCGTCTTCCGTATCGGCAATAAGCTCGCCCGGAGTTAAGGGTTTGGTTCCAGGCAGCATATATAAATTGGGAATCCGATTTATGGGCTGATTAAAATAGTAAGTGGCACGATTACAGCCACGGGAAGCATCTAAACCAATTTCCAAAGCTGTGTCTCTTGTGCTGCCATATTCTTTCAAAATACCATCTTTAATAATATACCATTTCTGTCCAGGAACACCATCATCGTCAAAACCGAGAGTGGCAAGACCACCCTCCAAAGTGTTATCTCCCACAAAATTAACCAGCTCACTGGCGTATCTATAGTTGTTCAATTTTTCCGGAGTGGCAAAAGAAACACCGGCATAATCAGCTTCCCAACCCAAAACTCTATCCAATTCGGTAGCGTGGCCAACACTTTCATGCATCGTCAAACCCAGATGATTGGGATCAAGAATTAAAGTTCGGCGCTGTTCTTCACCCAAGGTATCGGCTTTAACTTTGATTAGCGCTTCTTCGGCAGTTTGTTTGGCTATATTAATTAAATCCAGTTCCAAAATCCATTCCCAACCAATCGCCTTTCCACCTTCATCAAAAGTGCGGCTTTGGCTGTCATTTTCCGTAACGGCAATAGCCGTAATCATCGGATTGATAAACTGAGTGGAAAGGTCTAACTTTGTTCCTAAAGTATTGGCAAAAAGTTTTTCATCCTTATGCATTATCAATAAAGAACGGGCTTGCTTGATTCCTTCGTAAGCAAGCATTGTTCTGTTCACTTCCATCAACAGGTCTATCTTTTCCGTTAGTGGCACTTTAAAAGGATCGATTTTCACGGGTGTCTGATAAGTGGCAAGATAACTGCGTTCCGGAGCTAAACGCAATTTTTTGTCTTTATTCACTTCCGCAGAAAGAATTGCGGTTTCGTATGCCTTTTTTACCGTGGCTAAAACCGCCTCATCACTAAAAACATTGCTATGCGCAAAACCCCAGGCGCCATTTTTAAAAACCCGGATGCCATATCCTTGTTGCACATCATTACTGGTATGTTTTAGGGATAGGTTTTGCAGATATATCACCTGATCAAATGTTTTCTGAATGCGGATATCGGCATATTCAGCTCCCAGTGCTTCTGCCGCATTCATTGCCAGATCGAGATACTTCATACTTACTCCTTTAGTTATAACTCATTTATTATCTTTAAATACCACCCTGTCATCTGACCGAAATAAAATCCGGAAAGCACAATCAAGGCAGCCATCAAAATTAATATCGCTATCGCAAAAGTTCGCCTGCTTGGATTACCTTTTTTATCCAAAGACCAGATAATCAGCATTATAATATTGACCACTGGAAGACAAATTAAAATCAAAACTAACAGCCAATCACCAATCTTCATGGGAGGAGCCAAGGGCTCATCATCAAGACGATTACTTCCTGAAATATAAGGGGATTCATAATATTTAGCCATATTTGTCACCTGCTTTTTTAGTTTTGTCATCCCTATATATATGGACACTGTTTTCGCTTATTTAATAACCTACTAATTTCGTCAAGTTTTATCGTCGGGGGGTCGGGGGGTCGAGAGGTCGGGAGGTCGGGGGGTCAAGAAGTCGGGAGGTCAAGGGGTCAAGGGGTCGGGAGGGGACAAAGTAAAACACGGGGATAGTTTTAGGTACCGGCGGACGCCGTT is a genomic window of Candidatus Cloacimonas sp. containing:
- a CDS encoding metallopeptidase TldD-related protein translates to MNSEKIVKYIQTNCQADDWSLNIFEDDSHETRFAQNCITQHIAGATKEISLSVSFDGKKGSCSINQDDEESLAYLLKTAEDIAKLAPVDPEFVPSEGKKNIPAVVNCDPETRALQPKQLVDIVQNSINEAKKFGATVSGLTEKHINSNCLFTKNGFAGEYEYSDFGHSMTLKKEEVETKVSYEAKKFADFKLNDLWEKLQHQATTLAVKQEFEPQKIAVILRPVALQELLWFMGWMMDRRQSDEGFTPFTDKIGKPFFGEKFSWFSTMQQPKLLALPYSSDGIISEEIPWVEKGVLKNLPVSRYWAKKINSKPSNAYNMYIPGEGYTEEEMMKMVPRGLIVNTFWYIRSVDVKAGEFTGTTRDGVWYFEDGKIKYAVNNLRFNEIPHDATCRIISTGKSELALPTSMLPAMLIDNFNFVDKTSF
- a CDS encoding zinc-ribbon domain-containing protein; the encoded protein is MPDRTLICQDCSKEFVFTEGEQEFYKEKGLQNEPKRCPDCRKAKKAQFNRNRRRQSN
- a CDS encoding TldD/PmbA family protein: MKYLDLAMNAAEALGAEYADIRIQKTFDQVIYLQNLSLKHTSNDVQQGYGIRVFKNGAWGFAHSNVFSDEAVLATVKKAYETAILSAEVNKDKKLRLAPERSYLATYQTPVKIDPFKVPLTEKIDLLMEVNRTMLAYEGIKQARSLLIMHKDEKLFANTLGTKLDLSTQFINPMITAIAVTENDSQSRTFDEGGKAIGWEWILELDLINIAKQTAEEALIKVKADTLGEEQRRTLILDPNHLGLTMHESVGHATELDRVLGWEADYAGVSFATPEKLNNYRYASELVNFVGDNTLEGGLATLGFDDDGVPGQKWYIIKDGILKEYGSTRDTALEIGLDASRGCNRATYYFNQPINRIPNLYMLPGTKPLTPGELIADTEDGVYIQGRGSYSIDHHRINFQFGGDFFWEIKNGKLLRPLKKVIYKSYNPEFWNSCDAICDERFWRPFGVVNCGKGQPPQTARMTHGSAPARFRNIRVGGSQ